One window of the Maylandia zebra isolate NMK-2024a linkage group LG19, Mzebra_GT3a, whole genome shotgun sequence genome contains the following:
- the slc2a2 gene encoding solute carrier family 2, facilitated glucose transporter member 2: MKTGKQLTGTLALAVFTATLGSLQFGYSLGVINAPQKIIEKSYGQSLGVWTERAAGSSENITEEDPGHHPSVIMYWSLSVAIFSIGGMVSSFLVGFVGDLKGRVKGMLMVNVLAVAAGLLMGLCKMWKPHIMVISGRAVMGFYCGLASGLVPMYIGEIAPKAYRGALGALHQLAVVIGILISQVIGLDFALGNDKMWPLLLGLSGAPAILQSLLLPLCPESPRYLYILLGKEQEARQSLCRLKGPYDPTMDLEEMRREKEEANKEARVSIFSLICSSVYRKQLVVALMMHLSQQLSGINAIFYYSTAIFSRAGVSHPVYATIGVGVINMIFTMVSVALVDRAGRRTLTLVGLGGMCCCAVAMTVGLKLQNEYSWMSYVSMSAIFLFVSFFEIGPGPIPWFIVAELFSQGPRPAAIALAGCCNWTCNFIIGMTFQYIQDWLGSYVFILFAVLLLGFVLFIYFRVPETKGKSFEEIAAIFHKGRWIPTDNSELQELKSSTNA, translated from the exons CAGCTAACAGGCACTCTAGCTCTGGCTGTGTTCACAGCCACTCTGGGATCCCTACAGTTTGGATACAGTCTTGGAGTCATCAACGCACCCCAAAAG ATCATTGAAAAGAGTTATGGCCAGTCCCTGGGTGTGTGGACAGAAAGGGCTGCTGGTTCATCAGAAAACATCACAGAAGAAGACCCAGGTCACCACCCTTCTGTGATCATGTATTGGTCATTGTCAGTGGCAATCTTCTCCATCGGTGGCATGGTATCCTCCTTCTTGGTTGGATTTGTGGGTGATCTGAAAGGGag GGTAAAAGGGATGTTAATGGTCAATGTTCTGGCTGTAGCAGCTGGACTGCTGATGGGTCTTTGTAAGATGTGGAAGCCACACATCATGGTCATCTCAGGCCGCGCTGTTATGGGTTTCTATTGTG GTCTGGCATCTGGGCTAGTCCCTATGTACATTGGGGAGATTGCACCAAAAGCTTACAGAGGGGCTCTGGGAGCATTACACCAGCTTGCTGTTGTCATTGGCATTCTAATCAGCCAG GTAATAGGTTTGGATTTTGCACTTGGTAATGATAAAATGTGGCCCCTGTTGCTTGGTCTGTCTGGAGCTCCAGCAATATTACAATCCCTTCTGCTGCCTCTTTGTCCTGAGAGTCCACGTTACCTTTACATCCTATTGGGCAAGGAGCAAGAGGCTCGACAAA GTCTGTGTCGTCTAAAGGGGCCGTATGATCCAACTATGGATCTGGAAGAGAtgagaagggaaaaagaagaggCAAACAAAGAGGCCAGAGTCTCTATCTTTTCTTTG ATCTGCTCTTCTGTATACAGAAAACAGCTGGTTGTTGCCCTCATGATGCACCTCTCCCAGCAGTTGTCTGGCATCAATGCT ATCTTTTACTACTCTACGGCTATCTTCTCTCGAGCTGGTGTCAGTCATCCAGTTTATGCCACTATAGGAGTCGGGGTCATCAACATGATCTTCACTATGGTGTCT GTGGCACTGGTGGACAGGGCTGGCAGACGCACCCTAACTCTGGTTGGTCTTGGGGGAAtgtgttgctgtgctgttgccaTGACAGTGGGCCTCAAATTGCAG AATGAATATTCGTGGATGAGCTACGTCAGCATGTCAGCTATCTTCCTCTTTGTAAGTTTCTTTGAGATTGGGCCTGGTCCCATTCCGTGGTTCATAGTGGCTGAACTGTTCAGCCAGGGACCTCGACCTGCTGCTATTGCTCTAGCTGGCTGCTGTAACTGGACCTGCAACTTCATCATAGGCATGACCTTTCAGTATATACAG GATTGGTTGGGTTCTTACGTGTTCATCCTGTTTGCCGTGCTGCTTCTTGGCTTcgtactatttatttattttcgggTGCCGGAAACCAAGGGCAAATCCTTTGAAGAGATTGCTGCTATCTTCCACAAGGGACGTTGGATCCCTACAGATAATAGTGAACTGCAAGAGCTTAAATCATCCACAAATGCCTAA